In one Pseudomonas sp. R84 genomic region, the following are encoded:
- a CDS encoding tetratricopeptide repeat protein, with product MPQSRRYLLISLGLVLIVVVAWLSVRSTVPVIPDAIKHGYSEALDAARKGQPGAARQLYQQLGRPDISVKRRVWLHGELANYPSPQALKLADTDLQNEAPAVRLAAIKSVVGLVPGGQRSLLLGPMLEDEDQTVRFAAINALLGLTPDELGLYFAPLQQAIDGWEQTLKALPESAANYAQLARLHIHNAELKEAQVALDNTLRLEPGNLQALVMQIDVLDRQGQTDAARQLLVKQLKAQPDSAYLQHALGLWLLHHDQREYALLGLSKAVELEPDNKDYRYDLATTLHSAEELEAAQNQLQEIVQRHPADRKARVLLINYWKESGQLQNVQILLAQLEQLNPDDPALQQGL from the coding sequence ATGCCTCAGTCTCGCCGCTACCTGCTTATCAGCCTGGGCCTTGTGCTTATCGTCGTCGTAGCCTGGTTGTCGGTGCGCAGCACCGTCCCGGTCATACCCGATGCAATCAAGCACGGTTATAGCGAAGCGCTCGATGCTGCCCGTAAGGGTCAACCGGGCGCAGCGCGTCAGTTGTATCAGCAACTGGGCCGCCCGGACATATCGGTGAAACGTCGCGTGTGGCTGCACGGTGAGCTGGCCAATTACCCCAGCCCGCAAGCGTTGAAACTGGCCGACACCGACCTGCAGAACGAAGCCCCCGCCGTGCGGCTGGCGGCAATCAAAAGCGTGGTGGGACTGGTGCCGGGCGGGCAACGCAGCCTGTTGCTCGGGCCGATGCTCGAAGATGAAGATCAAACCGTGCGCTTTGCCGCGATCAACGCCCTCCTCGGTTTGACCCCCGATGAACTGGGCCTTTACTTCGCGCCACTACAACAAGCGATCGACGGCTGGGAACAAACGCTCAAGGCGCTGCCGGAAAGCGCTGCCAACTATGCGCAACTGGCCCGGCTGCATATCCACAACGCAGAACTCAAAGAGGCGCAGGTCGCGCTCGACAATACGCTGCGCCTGGAGCCCGGCAATCTGCAGGCGCTGGTGATGCAGATCGATGTCCTCGACCGCCAGGGCCAAACCGACGCCGCTCGGCAACTGCTGGTCAAACAGCTCAAAGCGCAACCTGATTCTGCCTACCTGCAACATGCCTTGGGTCTTTGGCTGTTGCACCACGATCAGCGCGAATACGCTCTGCTCGGTTTGTCCAAAGCCGTTGAGCTGGAACCCGATAACAAGGATTACCGCTACGACCTCGCGACCACCCTGCACAGCGCCGAAGAACTGGAAGCGGCGCAAAACCAGTTGCAGGAAATCGTTCAGCGCCACCCCGCTGACCGCAAGGCGCGGGTTTTGCTGATCAATTACTGGAAAGAAAGCGGGCAATTGCAGAACGTGCAGATTCTGTTGGCGCAGCTGGAACAGCTCAACCCGGATGATCCGGCCTTGCAGCAGGGTCTCTGA
- a CDS encoding ATPase domain-containing protein: MSTSNELISAKAATGIVGLDDILAGGLSRGHVFLLEGEPGTGKTTVALHFLLAGAKAGERSLYITLSETERELRQGALSHGWTLDDNIKIFELTPPESLLNAEHQQSLLYSSDLELGEATKQIFEAVERFKPTRVVLDSLSEIRLLAQSSLRYRRQILAIKHYFVRYNATVLLLDDLTTESLDKTVHSVAHGVIRLEELTPNYGAERRRVRVVKYRGQKYRGGFHDFTIMGDGVHVFPRLVAAEHRGEYARLQLTSGIPEMDALLGGGIETGSSTLILGPAGTGKSLISMIFAAAAVLRGEKAALFIFDEELGLLFERMKNIGIDLKALQATGNLLIEQVDAAELSPGEFSHRVRRCVDEGQIKTVVIDSINGYQAAMPEENALVLHMHELLLYLNRKGAATFMTVAQHGLVGDMQAPVDITYLADTVILLRYFEALGKVRRAISIIKKRTGSHESTIREYRISTQGMTIGEPLEAFQGVLRGVPTYLGASNPLLQEEHL, encoded by the coding sequence TTGTCTACTTCTAACGAGTTGATCAGTGCCAAAGCCGCTACCGGCATTGTGGGTCTGGATGACATCCTCGCCGGTGGTCTGTCTCGCGGTCATGTTTTTTTGCTGGAGGGTGAACCCGGTACCGGCAAAACCACGGTCGCTTTGCATTTTCTCCTGGCCGGCGCGAAAGCCGGCGAACGCTCGTTGTACATCACGCTCTCGGAAACCGAGCGCGAACTAAGGCAAGGGGCGTTGTCCCATGGCTGGACGCTGGATGACAACATCAAGATCTTCGAGCTGACACCCCCGGAAAGCCTGCTCAATGCTGAACACCAGCAGAGCCTGCTGTATTCCTCCGACCTGGAACTGGGCGAAGCCACCAAGCAGATTTTCGAAGCAGTCGAACGCTTCAAACCTACGCGTGTGGTGCTCGACAGCCTGTCGGAGATCCGCTTGCTGGCGCAGAGCTCTTTGCGTTATCGCCGGCAGATTCTGGCGATCAAGCATTACTTCGTGCGCTACAACGCGACCGTGTTGCTGCTCGATGACCTGACCACCGAGTCCCTCGACAAAACCGTGCACAGCGTGGCCCACGGGGTGATTCGTCTTGAAGAACTGACACCCAACTACGGCGCCGAGCGGCGACGCGTGCGGGTGGTCAAGTACCGTGGCCAGAAGTATCGCGGTGGTTTTCACGACTTCACCATCATGGGCGATGGCGTGCATGTGTTCCCGCGGCTGGTGGCGGCTGAACACCGCGGCGAGTATGCGCGCTTGCAGTTGACCAGCGGCATTCCGGAAATGGACGCTCTGCTCGGCGGCGGCATCGAAACCGGCTCCAGTACGCTGATTCTCGGCCCTGCCGGTACCGGTAAGTCGCTGATTTCGATGATCTTCGCCGCCGCTGCCGTATTACGCGGGGAAAAAGCCGCGCTGTTTATCTTCGATGAAGAACTCGGCCTGCTGTTCGAACGGATGAAAAACATCGGCATCGACCTCAAGGCGCTGCAAGCCACCGGCAATTTGTTGATCGAACAGGTCGACGCCGCGGAACTGTCGCCGGGTGAGTTCTCTCATCGCGTACGCCGCTGCGTCGATGAAGGTCAAATCAAAACCGTGGTTATCGACAGCATCAACGGCTATCAGGCGGCAATGCCAGAAGAAAACGCGCTGGTGCTGCACATGCACGAGCTGCTGCTGTACCTCAACCGCAAAGGCGCGGCGACCTTCATGACAGTTGCCCAGCATGGTCTGGTCGGCGACATGCAAGCGCCGGTCGACATTACTTATCTGGCTGACACGGTGATTCTGTTGCGCTACTTCGAAGCACTGGGCAAAGTCCGCCGCGCGATCTCGATCATCAAGAAACGCACCGGCAGCCACGAATCGACCATTCGTGAATACCGCATTTCCACGCAAGGCATGACCATCGGTGAACCGCTGGAAGCCTTTCAGGGCGTACTACGCGGCGTCCCCACCTACCTCGGCGCGAGTAATCCGTTGCTGCAGGAAGAGCACTTGTGA
- a CDS encoding ATP-binding protein, translating into MTVQVPLAERALILAPVGRDSQIALMILKEAGYGGVVTPGLGSLCTELEQGAGLLLVAAEALRGPELEALFLHLEQQPAWSDLPIVLLTHHGGQEQGPSSRLSDLLGNVTFLERPFHPATLVSMVSAALRGRRRQYEARDRLIDLSESERRLQSTLETLEQQVEERTAQLRHNEEALRQSQKMEAVGQLTGGIAHDFNNMLTGIIGSLELLRRRLARGRLDDLDSLIDLGVTSANRAASLTHRLLAFSRRQSLDSKAVQMNTLVLSMGELLQRSLNESIQLDMRLNDKLWVAEADPNQLESALLNLVINARDAMPDGGKLVVETSNQVLKREFTEAYSNLEPGDYVMLSVTDNGSGMPQSVINRAFDPFFTTKPIGQGTGLGLSMIYGFSKQSRGHVSIDSEIDEGTTVRLYLPRFRGEELSSPDSAIQQAPDALDGETVLIVEDDPAVRVLVCAVLGELGYAFVEAWDADSAVPILNSTQRIDLLISDVGLPGMNGRQLAEVGRQFRPGLKVLFITGYAEHAAVRGGFLDSGMQMITKPFTFDLLTAKVREMIKS; encoded by the coding sequence GTGACGGTCCAGGTGCCGCTGGCCGAACGGGCGCTGATTCTGGCGCCCGTGGGTCGCGACAGCCAGATTGCGCTGATGATCCTCAAAGAGGCCGGCTACGGCGGAGTCGTCACGCCCGGTCTGGGTTCGCTGTGCACGGAGCTCGAGCAGGGCGCCGGTTTGTTGCTGGTCGCCGCCGAAGCCTTGCGCGGGCCGGAACTGGAAGCTTTGTTCCTGCATCTGGAGCAGCAGCCGGCCTGGTCGGATCTGCCTATTGTGCTGTTGACCCATCACGGCGGCCAGGAACAAGGCCCCTCCTCACGCCTTAGCGATCTGCTGGGCAACGTGACATTTCTTGAGCGTCCGTTTCATCCGGCAACACTGGTCAGTATGGTTTCTGCCGCATTGCGCGGCCGACGACGACAGTACGAGGCCCGCGATCGGCTGATTGACCTGAGTGAAAGCGAACGGCGCCTGCAATCGACGCTGGAAACCCTTGAGCAACAGGTCGAGGAGCGCACCGCACAGCTGCGCCACAATGAAGAAGCGCTGCGCCAGTCACAGAAAATGGAAGCGGTCGGCCAACTCACCGGCGGCATCGCCCACGACTTCAACAACATGCTCACCGGTATTATCGGCAGCCTTGAGTTGCTGCGCCGGCGCTTGGCCCGTGGGCGTCTGGACGACCTCGACAGCCTGATCGATCTGGGCGTGACCTCGGCCAACCGTGCCGCCAGTCTGACCCACCGCCTGCTGGCGTTTTCACGCCGACAATCGCTCGATTCAAAAGCCGTGCAGATGAACACCCTGGTGCTGTCCATGGGTGAGCTGCTGCAACGCAGCCTCAACGAAAGCATTCAGCTGGACATGCGCCTCAACGACAAGCTATGGGTGGCCGAGGCCGACCCCAATCAACTGGAAAGTGCCCTGCTCAACCTGGTGATCAATGCCCGCGACGCCATGCCCGACGGCGGAAAATTGGTGGTCGAGACCAGCAATCAGGTGCTCAAGCGCGAATTCACCGAGGCCTACAGCAACCTTGAACCCGGTGATTACGTGATGCTCAGTGTGACCGACAACGGCAGCGGCATGCCGCAAAGTGTCATCAACCGTGCATTCGATCCTTTTTTCACAACCAAGCCGATTGGCCAGGGCACCGGGCTGGGCCTGTCGATGATTTACGGGTTCAGCAAGCAGTCACGCGGACATGTCTCGATCGACAGCGAAATTGATGAAGGCACCACGGTCCGGCTTTATCTGCCGCGTTTTCGCGGCGAAGAACTGTCCAGTCCGGACTCCGCTATTCAACAAGCCCCGGATGCGCTGGATGGCGAAACCGTGCTGATCGTTGAAGACGACCCGGCCGTGCGCGTGTTGGTCTGCGCGGTACTTGGGGAGTTGGGTTATGCCTTCGTCGAAGCCTGGGATGCCGACAGCGCCGTGCCGATTCTGAACTCGACGCAACGCATCGACCTGCTGATCAGCGACGTCGGACTGCCGGGCATGAACGGGCGGCAACTGGCAGAAGTCGGCCGTCAGTTTCGGCCGGGGCTGAAGGTTTTGTTCATCACCGGCTACGCCGAACACGCAGCAGTGCGTGGCGGGTTCCTCGATTCGGGGATGCAGATGATCACCAAACCGTTCACTTTTGACCTGTTGACCGCCAAGGTGC